The DNA segment TGACCGTCGCGGCCGCCCCGTCGACCCTCAAAGACGTCACCATCCCCAAGTTTGAGGAAGGCGCCCGCGAGGCCGGGAAGGACCCGGGCAAGATGGAGCGCGCCATGCTCATCTGGTACTCGGTCGACCCCGACTACGACAAAGCGGTCGAGGGCAACCGGTTCTGGGCAGGATGTCTCGTCCCCTCGATGTTCAAGTACAAGGTCTATGACCCGAAGGAGGTCCAGCTCCACGCGAACCTCGTCCACTGCGACACCATCAAGGAGAACTACATGTGTGCCACAGACGCCGAAGGGATGATCAAGGAGATCGAGCGGTTCAAAGAGGCGGGCATCAACCACTTCTGTCTCGGAAACTCCAGCCCGGACGTGAACTTCGGTATCGATATCTTCAAGGAGATCCTCCCGGCTGTCAGGGACTGAACCGGGATCTCCCGGTTCAATCCGATTTATGGAGCACCTATGGAAAACCAGAACATCGCCGAATTCCTGGATAAGGGGAGGGCCTTCTTCTCCGCCGAAGTGGCGGGAAGGCGGATCGTGTGGTACCCGAACCCGGCATGGGCCGGTGTCACCCTTGCGGACCTCGCATCGGGAGCGGATACGAACGGGTCATTCTCCACCCATCTGGTCCGGCTTCAAAAGAACTGTGAGGTCCCCGACCATCTCCATGAGAGCCAGTGGGAATGGAACGCCGTACTCGACGGTCGCGGGAAGATGATCCTCGACGGACAGGAGATACCCTTCAAGTCCGGGGACACATTCACCACGCCCCCCGGGGTCCGCCACACGGTTGTTGCCGATAAGGAGGATGTCGTCCTGCTGGCGGTCTTTGCCCCCGGCCCGAAGTGAAGGCAGGGGACCCCCTGTCTCATTCTCCCCCAATACCGCATCTCCGTGCTCGGGATGCCCGGATGCGTTTTTCATCTCTATGACGCCATACATCTCGCTACTGGAAAACCGGAATCACCACCCGAAAGTCGACGGAATCCATTCTGGATAGCCGTCATATCCACTCTTTCTTTTTAAAGTAGAGAAGCATCGCGAGCGCGACACCCAGCATGAGGAGGAGAACGAGCAGGTAGCCCCAGGGCGAGTCTTCGAGCGGTATGTCCCTGAGATTCATCCCGTAAAACCCGGTGATGAAGCTTAAAGGAATGAAGATGCTCGCGACGATGGTGAGGATCGTCGTGATCTCGGCGAGCTTGTTGTTCTGGTTCGAGGTATGGAGATCCATCACGCCGGAGAGCGTATCCCTGGTATACTCCGCAACCTCTGCCGCCTGGATGCACCGATCGTAAATATCCCGGAAGTACGGGATCGTCTCCTTCCGGACAAGGCTCAACTCCCGGCTTGCGAGCGACCCGAGAACCTCGCGTGCCGGGACGGCCGCTCTCCGGATGGTCAGGAGATCTTCCTTGAGTTCGTAGATCTGTTTTAAGGCAAGCGGGT comes from the Methanoculleus marisnigri JR1 genome and includes:
- a CDS encoding cupin domain-containing protein, which translates into the protein MENQNIAEFLDKGRAFFSAEVAGRRIVWYPNPAWAGVTLADLASGADTNGSFSTHLVRLQKNCEVPDHLHESQWEWNAVLDGRGKMILDGQEIPFKSGDTFTTPPGVRHTVVADKEDVVLLAVFAPGPK